One Rosa chinensis cultivar Old Blush chromosome 3, RchiOBHm-V2, whole genome shotgun sequence DNA window includes the following coding sequences:
- the LOC112192609 gene encoding uncharacterized protein LOC112192609 isoform X1, giving the protein MASLAFGSSLTLLRANQNDAAQNKPLIYTPNFISLRFNHSLRTHASSSTRCRGVGSPRAAAEVVEDVTVEGEEKENRRVLRVGVICGGPSAERGISLNSARSVIDHIQGEDLHVSCYYIDSELNAFAISPAQVYSNTPADFDFKLESLAQGFKSWSDFADHLAVNVDIVFPVIHGQFGEDGGIQEVLERYNIPFVGTGSNECRQAFDKYNASLELSRHGFVTVPSCLVQGSKADEPELSEWFAKNQLDPKSGKVVVKPARAGSSIGVTVAYGLADSLSKANAIITEGIDSKVLVEIFLEGGSEFTAIVLDVGYGTDSHPVVLLPTEVELQFLGSVDVREKDAIFNYRRKYLPTQQVAYHTPPRFPIDVIQNIRDGASQLFQKLGLRDFARIDGWFLPNSIHVPSSPDSKFGRTGMGTILYTDINLISGMEQTSFLFQQASKVGFSHANILRSIINHACLRFPHLASCDVSSDLARTSKSPLLKDDWEGTQKVFVIFGGDTSERQVSLMSGTNVWLNLQAFDDLEVLPCLLAPTNGYSSSTDVDKNEVDATSQTVWSLPYSLVLRHTTEEVLAACVEAIEPDRAALTSQLRNRVIDDLMEGFKKHSWFTGFDITDELPVKFSIEEWIKLAKEVKATVFIAVHGGIGEDGTLQSLLEAEGIPHTGPGVLASKICMDKVATSVALKHLSDLGVLTINKDLRRRDQLLNTPIPNVWHELTSKLQCETLCVKPARDGCSTGVARLCCDEDLSVYVKALEDCLLRIPPNSLSKEHGMIEMPNPPPELLIFEPFIDTDDIIVSLKSINENGHHLMWNGQSRWVEITVGVIGKQGSMHSLSPSITVKESGDILSLEEKFQGGTGINLTPPPSSIISHEALQKCKQHIEMIANTLELEGFSRIDAFVNVDSGEVLVIEVNTVPGMTPSTVLIHQALAEVPPMYPHQFFRTLLDLASERTIYVS; this is encoded by the exons ATGGCCAGCCTCGCATTCGGTTCCAGCCTCACTTTACTTCGCGCCAACCAAAACGACGCCGCACAGAATAAGCCTCTTATCTACACTCCCAATTTCATCTCTCTCCGATTCAACCACAGCCTCAGAACCCACGCTTCGTCGTCGACGCGGTGCCGCGGCGTCGGATCTCCACGCGCCGCCGCGGAGGTGGTGGAGGATGTAACTGTCGAGGGAGAGGAGAAGGAGAATCGTAGGGTTCTGAGAGTCGGGGTCATCTGCGGTGGCCCCTCCGCCGAGCGTGGAATCTCTCTCAACTCCGCTAGATCAGTAATCGATCATATTCAA GGAGAGGATTTACATGTGAGTTGCTACTACATTGACTCTGAACTCAACGCTTTTGCAATTTCCCCTGCTCAG GTGTACTCCAACACTCCGGCGGATTTTGATTTCAAACTCGAAAG CCTTGCTCAAGGTTTCAAGTCTTGGTCTGACTTTGCGGACCATCTTGCTGTCAATGTGGACATAGTGTTTCCAGTCATACATGGTCAATTTGGTGAAGATGGCGGCATTCAG GAGGTGTTGGAAAGGTATAACATTCCATTTGTTGGCACGGGATCAAATGAGTGTCGTCAAGCATTCGACAAG TACAATGCCTCATTGGAGCTCAGCAGACATGGATTCGTAACTGTACCAAGTTGTTTAGTACAG GGAAGTAAAGCAGATGAACCTGAACTGTCAGAATGGTTTGCAAAAAATCAACTGGATCCTAAGTCCGGAAAAGTTGTG GTAAAACCAGCACGAGCAGGTTCAAGCATTGGTGTTACAGTTGCATATGGCTTGGCTGATTCTCTTAGCAAGGCTAATGCAATTATTACAGAG GGAATTGATTCCAAAGTCCTTGTTGAAATATTTCTTGAAGGAGGGAGTGAATTTACAgcaattgttcttgatgtggGGTATGGTACAGATTCTCATCCTGTTGTACTATTACCAACTGAG GTGGAACTTCAATTCCTTGGTAGTGTAGATGTTAGAGAGAAGGATGCAATCTTCAACTACCGCAGGAAATATCTTCCAACACAACAG GTTGCTTATCATACTCCACCTCGTTTTCCTATTGATGTCATCCAAAATATTCGAGATGGAGCATCTCAGTTATTCCAAAAGCTTGGCCTTCGTGACTTTGCTCGAATCGATGGATGGTTTCTGCCTAATTCTATTCATGTACCATCATCGCCAGATAGCAAGTTTGGAAGGACTGGGATGGGCACAATATTATACACTGACATTAACCTG ATTAGTGGTATGGAGCAGACCAGCTTTTTATTCCAGCAAGCCTCAAAG GTTGGGTTTTCTCATGCAAATATTCTCCGGAGCATCATTAATCATGCTTGTTTGCGATTTCCGCATCTTGCATCTTGTGATGTGTCTAGTGATTTGGCTAGAACATCAAAATCCCCACTGCTTAAAGATGATTGGGAAGGCACTCAgaaagtttttgttatttttggaGGAGACACATCAGAGAGGCAAGTATCTCTTATGAGTGGAACAAATGTTTGGCTCAATTTGCAAGCTTTTGATGAT CTGGAAGTGCTTCCTTGCTTGCTTGCCCCCACGAATGGATATTCGTCTAGTACTGATGTGGACAAAAATGAAGTTGATGCAACTTCCCAAACAGTTTGGTCATTACc TTATTCTCTTGTGCTAAGACACACCACGGAGGAAGTTCTTGCTGCATGTGTAGAGGCAATAGAACCAGACCGAGCTGCACTTACATCTCAATTACGGAACAGAGTTATTGATGATCTTATGGAAGGCTTCAAGAAACATTCTTGGTTTACAGGATTTGATATCACTGATGAACTGCCTGTTAAATTTTCTATTGAAGAGTGGATAAAGCTAGCCAAGGAAGTCAAGGCAACAGTATTTATTGcag TGCATGGAGGCATTGGTGAAGATGGTACACTTCAGTCTTTGTTGGAGGCTGAAGGGATTCCACATACAG GTCCTGGTGTTTTGGCTTCAAAGATTTGTATGGACAAAGTCGCAACATCAGTTGCTCTTAAACAT CTATCGGACTTGGGAGTTCTTACCATAAACAAAGATTTGAGAAGAAGAGATCAGCTCCTTAATACACCAATACCAAATGTATGGCATGAATTGACCTCCAAGCTTCAGTGTGAAACATTATGTGTTAAACCGGCAAGAGATGGATGCTCAACTGGAGTTGCAAGGTTATG CTGTGATGAAGACCTTTCAGTGTATGTAAAAGCATTGGAGGACTGTCTCCTTCGGATTCCCCCTAATAGTTTGTCAAAG GAACACGGAATGATCGAAATGCCAAACCCCCCTCCAGAGCTCCTAATCTTTGAACCTTTTATTGATACGGATGACATAATTGTTTCATTGAAGTCCATAAATGAAAATGGACATCACCTCATGTGGAATGGACAGAGTAGATGGGTTGAAATAACTGTTGGTGTTATTGGGAAACAAGGATCAATGCACTCATTGAGTCCTAGTATCACTGTGAAGGAGAGTGGTGATATTTTATCACTTGAGGAGAAATTTCAGG GTGGGACTGGCATCAATCTTACTCCACCTCCGTCATCGATCATTAG CCACGAGGCCTTGCAGAAATGTAAACAACACATTGAAATGATTGCCAACACTTTAGAATTAGAAGGATTTTCACGAATTGATGCCTTTGTCAACGTGGATAGTGGAGAG GTGCTGGTTATAGAGGTCAATACAGTGCCTGGAATGACACCTTCCACTGTTCTGATTCATCAG GCACTAGCAGAGGTACCGCCCATGTATCCTCACCAGTTCTTCCGGACACTGCTTGATTTGGCATCAGAGAGGACAATATACGTTTCTTAG
- the LOC112192609 gene encoding uncharacterized protein LOC112192609 isoform X2, with product MASLAFGSSLTLLRANQNDAAQNKPLIYTPNFISLRFNHSLRTHASSSTRCRGVGSPRAAAEVVEDVTVEGEEKENRRVLRVGVICGGPSAERGISLNSARSVIDHIQGEDLHVSCYYIDSELNAFAISPAQVYSNTPADFDFKLESLAQGFKSWSDFADHLAVNVDIVFPVIHGQFGEDGGIQEVLERYNIPFVGTGSNECRQAFDKYNASLELSRHGFVTVPSCLVQGSKADEPELSEWFAKNQLDPKSGKVVVKPARAGSSIGVTVAYGLADSLSKANAIITEGIDSKVLVEIFLEGGSEFTAIVLDVGYGTDSHPVVLLPTEVELQFLGSVDVREKDAIFNYRRKYLPTQQVAYHTPPRFPIDVIQNIRDGASQLFQKLGLRDFARIDGWFLPNSIHVPSSPDSKFGRTGMGTILYTDINLISGMEQTSFLFQQASKVGFSHANILRSIINHACLRFPHLASCDVSSDLARTSKSPLLKDDWEGTQKVFVIFGGDTSERQVSLMSGTNVWLNLQAFDDLEVLPCLLAPTNGYSSSTDVDKNEVDATSQTVWSLPYSLVLRHTTEEVLAACVEAIEPDRAALTSQLRNRVIDDLMEGFKKHSWFTGFDITDELPVKFSIEEWIKLAKEVKATVFIAVHGGIGEDGTLQSLLEAEGIPHTGPGVLASKICMDKVATSVALKHLSDLGVLTINKDLRRRDQLLNTPIPNVWHELTSKLQCETLCVKPARDGCSTGVARLWNTE from the exons ATGGCCAGCCTCGCATTCGGTTCCAGCCTCACTTTACTTCGCGCCAACCAAAACGACGCCGCACAGAATAAGCCTCTTATCTACACTCCCAATTTCATCTCTCTCCGATTCAACCACAGCCTCAGAACCCACGCTTCGTCGTCGACGCGGTGCCGCGGCGTCGGATCTCCACGCGCCGCCGCGGAGGTGGTGGAGGATGTAACTGTCGAGGGAGAGGAGAAGGAGAATCGTAGGGTTCTGAGAGTCGGGGTCATCTGCGGTGGCCCCTCCGCCGAGCGTGGAATCTCTCTCAACTCCGCTAGATCAGTAATCGATCATATTCAA GGAGAGGATTTACATGTGAGTTGCTACTACATTGACTCTGAACTCAACGCTTTTGCAATTTCCCCTGCTCAG GTGTACTCCAACACTCCGGCGGATTTTGATTTCAAACTCGAAAG CCTTGCTCAAGGTTTCAAGTCTTGGTCTGACTTTGCGGACCATCTTGCTGTCAATGTGGACATAGTGTTTCCAGTCATACATGGTCAATTTGGTGAAGATGGCGGCATTCAG GAGGTGTTGGAAAGGTATAACATTCCATTTGTTGGCACGGGATCAAATGAGTGTCGTCAAGCATTCGACAAG TACAATGCCTCATTGGAGCTCAGCAGACATGGATTCGTAACTGTACCAAGTTGTTTAGTACAG GGAAGTAAAGCAGATGAACCTGAACTGTCAGAATGGTTTGCAAAAAATCAACTGGATCCTAAGTCCGGAAAAGTTGTG GTAAAACCAGCACGAGCAGGTTCAAGCATTGGTGTTACAGTTGCATATGGCTTGGCTGATTCTCTTAGCAAGGCTAATGCAATTATTACAGAG GGAATTGATTCCAAAGTCCTTGTTGAAATATTTCTTGAAGGAGGGAGTGAATTTACAgcaattgttcttgatgtggGGTATGGTACAGATTCTCATCCTGTTGTACTATTACCAACTGAG GTGGAACTTCAATTCCTTGGTAGTGTAGATGTTAGAGAGAAGGATGCAATCTTCAACTACCGCAGGAAATATCTTCCAACACAACAG GTTGCTTATCATACTCCACCTCGTTTTCCTATTGATGTCATCCAAAATATTCGAGATGGAGCATCTCAGTTATTCCAAAAGCTTGGCCTTCGTGACTTTGCTCGAATCGATGGATGGTTTCTGCCTAATTCTATTCATGTACCATCATCGCCAGATAGCAAGTTTGGAAGGACTGGGATGGGCACAATATTATACACTGACATTAACCTG ATTAGTGGTATGGAGCAGACCAGCTTTTTATTCCAGCAAGCCTCAAAG GTTGGGTTTTCTCATGCAAATATTCTCCGGAGCATCATTAATCATGCTTGTTTGCGATTTCCGCATCTTGCATCTTGTGATGTGTCTAGTGATTTGGCTAGAACATCAAAATCCCCACTGCTTAAAGATGATTGGGAAGGCACTCAgaaagtttttgttatttttggaGGAGACACATCAGAGAGGCAAGTATCTCTTATGAGTGGAACAAATGTTTGGCTCAATTTGCAAGCTTTTGATGAT CTGGAAGTGCTTCCTTGCTTGCTTGCCCCCACGAATGGATATTCGTCTAGTACTGATGTGGACAAAAATGAAGTTGATGCAACTTCCCAAACAGTTTGGTCATTACc TTATTCTCTTGTGCTAAGACACACCACGGAGGAAGTTCTTGCTGCATGTGTAGAGGCAATAGAACCAGACCGAGCTGCACTTACATCTCAATTACGGAACAGAGTTATTGATGATCTTATGGAAGGCTTCAAGAAACATTCTTGGTTTACAGGATTTGATATCACTGATGAACTGCCTGTTAAATTTTCTATTGAAGAGTGGATAAAGCTAGCCAAGGAAGTCAAGGCAACAGTATTTATTGcag TGCATGGAGGCATTGGTGAAGATGGTACACTTCAGTCTTTGTTGGAGGCTGAAGGGATTCCACATACAG GTCCTGGTGTTTTGGCTTCAAAGATTTGTATGGACAAAGTCGCAACATCAGTTGCTCTTAAACAT CTATCGGACTTGGGAGTTCTTACCATAAACAAAGATTTGAGAAGAAGAGATCAGCTCCTTAATACACCAATACCAAATGTATGGCATGAATTGACCTCCAAGCTTCAGTGTGAAACATTATGTGTTAAACCGGCAAGAGATGGATGCTCAACTGGAGTTGCAAGGTTATG GAACACGGAATGA